The Amycolatopsis sp. NBC_01480 genome segment TGGTGCTGGCGTTCGCGGGCACCCTGGTGTTCGTCCGGCTCCTGGGCCCGCGATGACCGTCCTCGCGCAGGTGCTCGTGTTCGCCGGGGTCGCCGTGGTCCTGCTGGCCTCCGCCGCGCTGGTGCGGGCGCGCGACCTGTTCACCCGGCTGCACCTGCTCTCCCCGGTCACCACGCTCGGCGCGCCGCTGATCGCCGCCGGACTCGTGCTGGTCAACGGCGTGCACCTCGGTTCCGGCG includes the following:
- a CDS encoding cation:proton antiporter gives rise to the protein MTVLAQVLVFAGVAVVLLASAALVRARDLFTRLHLLSPVTTLGAPLIAAGLVLVNGVHLGSGAIVATAVLLLVTGPVIQSATARLEAARREEIDEDLPS